In Vigna angularis cultivar LongXiaoDou No.4 chromosome 8, ASM1680809v1, whole genome shotgun sequence, the DNA window TTCCAAACATATAGCATACCTGTTGCACAAAAATCTAGATAACAAACCAAAACCTAAAAATGAACATAGACACTTGAATTGTGCAGATTCCAACAACATTGTAGAGAAAATAAAGTGTCAAATAATAgtataatacaaaacacacaTCCCAACCTagcaaaaagaaagaaggaaaaatggCTGGCTCCATTTGGTTTGGTCTTAAAAAGAACCCTTCAAAAATAGAAGTTCCCTCTGATTTATATAGCTGCAATACACCAGAATGATGCACTGGGGGAATAGAGAGAAAATAACATCAACGTAAAAACAAGATTTGGTTGGTTGGTTGGTGTTGTTTCATCCtgaattttctctctctttgaTGAAGAAAATGGCTTCTAACATTGGCCCCCTTTCATTCCTCTTCATGGTCATGTTCTTCTCTTCATATGTTCATGTTGGTCTGAGTCAAACTTCCCTTGACCAGCTCCTACCTGGTCTAGGGGAAGGTAACTTTCTACAGAATGCACAATGCATGCAAAAGCTGGTTCCATGCCAAACATACTTGAAGTCTCAAACCGACCCTCCTCCTGAGACTTGCTGTGCACCCTTGAAAGAGATGCATGACAATAAATCACCGTGCCTCTGCAATATCGTTAACAAGCCTTCTCTGCTGCAATCTGTTGGTGTTTCCAAGGATGACCTCTTGAAGCTCCCTCAAGCTTGCAGCATTGAGGCTGACTTTTCTAGCTGCAACGACACAGGAGGATCTCAAGGTACAAatagttactaaaataatttgtttgttgccatttttcttttgttttttgtgcTTTCTATATCTGCCACTTGACATTATTTTTCCATGTTTCTCTTCTTGCAAAAGCTTGTTGGAATTGAAGCTGAGTCAAGCTTGTCTAGTTTTTCATTTGTGATGGTTTTGTCtgtctctttctttcatttcatgATTGAtgtttgtttctcttttcttttaccAACAAAGGAGAGAAGCTTTTGTTCGTCATGTTTTTCATTGATTGTTATACCTTTTGCTTGGTACatgaatcttttgaaattaCTCTTCCACTTAATAAGAAATGCAATTGTGCAAGTCATTGCATGATATTCCAATGAACAGAGATGTTGTATTTTGCATTGTCTCCGGCTTCAAAAGATAGAGGACATGTTAGGATACAAATAAAGTCCcatatagaataaaataagagatgaaaatgaatttatacATGTATAAAGATATTTTCATAGATAAAAAGCCTTTTGAAgtgatataaaaaacaaatccaTGGGGACTTAGTTCCAAAAGCAGACAATATCTTAACAATTATGGAGATTTATGTGTGTAGTCCCTCCCTTGAGGAGTGATTTATGTGTGTAGTCCCTCCCTTGAGGAGTTTTATAACAAAACAGATATCATATAAGTGTAAATCTAACTTGGTTTTACAAGTTGGTTTAATGAGGATTAATTAGTCATACTTATTAagaattttaatatctttacCTTTTCTTAATCTTATGCATTTAAACTGCACAAATTAGATATGGAAGTGGTTCTTACTTCATCACCTACCCATAGGAGAAGAATTTTTAGTATGAACATATGAAACATGGGAAATAagagttttcattttaattcagACTAAATTCATCTACATGAGTAAGAATCTTTGGACTATTTCTGTTTCTCAACATGCTAATGGAAAATTTTGTCTAGCTAGTAACTCTTGGAGCAATGTTTTCATGAACAAATGGtgtaattatattataactaataCTGCATTTACTTCTTGTAGGTGAAGATTCTGTACCTGATAAAGACATAGCtgaaacaagttcaacaaaaactATTACTCCATATGGAATCACTTCTCTTGGTGTAACTGGCTTTGTTGCATTGTTCACTGCACTAGTATTTTCTTCATACTAGGCATCTGTGCTTTTTCATGCCATGAATACCAAATGAATAAAGAACATTTTCCCAGAACTCTCCATAGTGCAACCaacacattttttaattcaatttttcagtGGCAGATGTATATTTAGTGCCATTACCTCATTGATCAAACTCAATTTACAGTACTAAACAAACTTGTAAGAATGCTCATTCTTATTCTTATGTCTGTACACATTTTAGAAAAGTTTATGACAGAGTTCTTTCTTAATCAAAATCACAagtttttattaactttttacaTAAGATGCCTATAATAAGAGTCACATTCACCATATTTATCTCTAATTTTCTGCTCTAATAATGATCACAATTTAAaacctatatttttttatttaattatttggaCTATCTGTGTTGAAAGATGATTTTTATTAAGAGTAGCAGTACCTTGAAACGCAACATGGCAAAAACACTCATTTGACACGTTAAGTGtcattaagttttaaaattgtgCATTGTGATGGTCTGAAAATTCAACAAAGATGATTCTAACGTgtcaaataaatgttaaaaatcaaaactgtgttaaaatattattattgttttatgaaTGACTAACaacattcttttttatttgaagaaactatttttatatCCACCCCTtttgaagaaacaaaatttggtttaatttttcaTCGTAATTTACTTACTTACAAAAGAGTTAGTAGATTCCCCATAAATTTAGAGAAGTATTTGAAtttaagagatttttttttttaaaaatgatagtttttataaaatagaatttaaataattaactttttctattcataaatattatacttaattaataaaatatcggACAACTTTAATCGCATAACTACAACTAAAGTTCTTTCTTGCAGGaataataagataatattagtgaaaaacttaaaacaacCAATAAATTTTGAGGAGGAgtactaaataattttttttttaaatttctttttaataaaatacaatgcAAGCATGCAACAACCTAACGCATGAACCAGAAGATCCACAGAAGCTAAAGGTGTTTCCACACGCAGCAGATTTTATCTCCATAAACCCTTCGATCTCTTTCACCTTTCTTTGCTTCTTCTCTTCACATCACATGCGTTTGTGGTGTCGTCGTCATCCGCCGTCATCATGTTAAGTCATCTCCGCCGCGCCGCCACTTACGGCGGTGCTACCTCTGACCACCTACTCGCCCTCAGGCCGTTCAGCTCCGTCGCCGCCGTCTCCTCCGTGTCTAATTCTGACCCTTCACTTCCCTCTTCTTCCGAATCACAAAGTATGTGCTGATTCTTGTTCGTTTGATCGATTCTCATTCTCCACGTGAGTCGATCTTGGTTTTTGCAATGCCAAAGCCCCTTGTCAAAATAATGAACATCTTTTTATGGTCATTAACAtattctccttttctttttgtggGTATATGAAAGGAAAAGCATCTAGATGGTTGCTGTTTCTACCTGGGGCTATTGCATTTGGACTTGGGACCTGGCAGATTattagaagagaagaaaaggtgTGTCGTTTATGTCATTGAATTCACAATAATTAGGATGCTTTTTCGTTTCCACACGATGTTCTGTTTTCATAATCTCACATGAAATCTCGAACCATTGATTTTGAGGAAGGGGCATGGAGTAGGATGGAGGGAGGGATAGTGTTGGAGTAATATGTGAATGGTATAAGACGAGATTATGTGAGATGAGATTATGTAAATGTGAAATGTGAAAAGTAGCGCCACCAATTGTACttctattttgatttttttttctcctcttgCGATGAAGTGTTTGAAAGCGAATGGGTGTTTTGTGGATCTGTGATGAAGATCAAATAAAAGGACTCCACTGTACCAGTTTAGTGGATATTGAGGTTTTTTAACTTCATGTACCACTTTTGTGGACTTTCTCTGAACTCTTGTGAAAATGGGTATCGATTGTTTATGAATTGATGATTATGAGATTTTCAACAAATTTCTGTTGATATTAGTGATTAGAGTTTACTTCAATAAATTTGATGCATCTtggaatttaatattttgttatttttcttcatgTTTTGAATTAACTATTATTTCATCTGTTTATGTAACTGTTTCTCATCACTTAATTCTTAACCTGTTAAGGAGAGTTTTAACTGTTGGCTTATGTTGTGGATTATTGCACTCTACACTTCCATCTCCATGCTACAGGGATGGCTTGAATACATTATGTTTGTTTACTAATATAAGGTAACCCCAGTGTTATAAAACTCAGTTCACATCAGCTGGTTGAACTGAAAACTGTTCATATGGTTGGTCACCACT includes these proteins:
- the LOC108344050 gene encoding non-specific lipid transfer protein GPI-anchored 9, which translates into the protein MKKMASNIGPLSFLFMVMFFSSYVHVGLSQTSLDQLLPGLGEGNFLQNAQCMQKLVPCQTYLKSQTDPPPETCCAPLKEMHDNKSPCLCNIVNKPSLLQSVGVSKDDLLKLPQACSIEADFSSCNDTGGSQGEDSVPDKDIAETSSTKTITPYGITSLGVTGFVALFTALVFSSY